The genome window ATCCCCCTTACACTAAAAAAAAGTTAGAAGCTTCCACTTCTCTTTATTTCTAATGCATCGGTAACTATCTTACAGTATAAGAAATCCAATAATGTATTATGGCAAAGGtaaaattttcagaaatttCATGCCCGCGGCCATAGGGTAACTAAAGATATATCTTATGGCATACAACAAAGAGAATAAGATAATTCTTGCAACACGTACCTTGAGAAGCTCATATATGTAGTAGCGTACGTCATAATCAGTCAATGTGGggtacaaaattttgaaatcggTGCTGTTCACGTACTCAAATATCAAACTAGGTGTTTTTGAATGCTGATCTCTCACAATATCAAGAAGCTTGACTATGTTAGGTCCCCCACAAAGGTTCTGAAGTATCTTTATCTCTCTCTTTATCTGCACAAAGGTTCAAAAATGGCTATTAATCTTAAGAAAAATTGTTCTTGTTATATACCCAATTAGAATATCCCATACATCAATAAGAAagatagagagaaaaagaaggtgcCAAGGAGTGACTTGGGGTGCGAACATGAATTGCTCACACAATCATTGGCAAACAAATGTGCCACTTTGGCACAATAATAAATATCCTTCATCTCATAGAGACATAGACACAAAACAGGGTCATAGTTAACTGAACATCATAGACAACCACCAGCTCATCAACTTCTTGTGGATGTACTATTCACCTTAACTAATATATCACATGTCCTTACACATAGAAATTAGAAGtatcaccttttttttctttacaggCTTGAGGATCTTGATTATGCACCGTTCTTTGCTATTGACATTTATTCCTTCAAAAACCTCACTGTATTTCCCTCTTCCTACTTTGCGGACAACCTCATAGTCATCTTGATCCCTGGAAACAACACACAAACAACTTTAAGACATGCAAAATAGCTACTATTATGGGAAAACAAAAGTAAGACAAACGCAATCTCAAGTAGTATAGTGGAAACAATGCAGACTATCTATAATCAGTTTCCATTAATTATCAAAGGGGCTTGTCTACAAGTTCTCTTTTTACCCAGAATTTTTTTATCCCTATGTTGGTATTCTGCATTtacaaaagaaacaatttatGCATCCCAGAGCATTACACATTAATTTTTCAATCCTATAAAGCAACCACTCAGCCATAACAGAAAAAATGCAAGGTTTTCAATGCTCTTCTACCTCGTCATGTTACAGTGGACTGAATAAAGTAATAAACATACCCCGatagaaacaaaagaaagtcaTGCTTGCTTTTCACTTTATTTTTGGAGTCAGCAACTCATAACATGCATcagacaaaaacaaagaaaaaaaaaagctctagAGTTTCTGATCAATTTCTCATTCTACAATCATCAAAATCCTTTCACTGCAGTGGTCCCATTATTGACCCAGAGTAGAGAAGGTAGACTACAGAACGAAAATCcatcaaaacaacaagacacAGTAAACCACCGAATATTCAAGGCACTATACAGTTGTTCAGGACAAACAGAAAAACCTATCCGAAACATAGAGGAAGGCCATTATCCAGTCATCCTACAAAAATAAATCACTCAAGTCTGGTACATATCAACCATCCGTCATATCCTGACACCACCAGAAAATTTTGCTGAAAATTTCACTTTGACAATCGTCTTCCAGACAGAGTGGCTCCTTCTCCAATTAAAGCAACGTTAAATTAACCAATATCTCTCGCTATACAGTCGTTCATCAGATTTTATCTCCAATAGTGAATCTCGTCAAATTATCCTATAGAAAATCCCAACTGAAGAAAAGAAGGTAATAAGCAATTAACCTATCCCCCATCCATGAATACAAAACAAGCTCATAGTTCAAACTACAACATCACACAAATTTCCCCAAACAGAGAACCAAAATAACCAACCAAGTCAAAATTGAACAGTAGAATCAAGTATagggttttgaaattttgtattACCCCCATTCAACGGTAAGGGACTCGTAGTCCCAGTACTCCTTAGGTCGAATAACGTTGACGTCAGTGTAGACTCGAGCTTTTGACATTCCTCGCCGGTCCGTACCGGAGATGTTGGCGCGGTTTTCCTTATCGATGTTATCGATCTCGTTATTGTTATTGACGCGGGGGCTTGTGGTGGTGGAATTAGCAGTAGGGGTGGCGGGGGTGCGCAATTTAGGAGAGTGCGCAACCGGCGCACGCAAGACAAGGAGGGTGCACACTAACAGGAGGCGTACATGTAGTGCTTGCCTGTGATCGATCGTGGTGGGAATCTTCCATGTGCCCATCTAGTCATTGTCTCATTGACACGAACTATCATGCAGTGGCAGAGTGGCTTCCGCAATAAatccaaacaaattaattaattaaaaaggaTTAGAATTTATGATTTATTCTCAATCATATGTGGTAGTGTGATAGTGatttgattataaatacatatgCACGATCCACTTAACATTGGAGGTAAAATGGAGTCATAAATTGGAAGACTCAagtatttttcatatttatttactttaatttgtcaaaaaataTCAGAGTTTTAAGATTTAAGATAGCTTAAACTTTTGCGATTGTATTGGGATGTGAGGTAATTAGTTCGCAGCCTGCCACTGTATTTTTTTGGACTTATTATGTCTGTTTTTTAGCAGTACTATTAGCACAGATGAGCTTGTGTATGTAAATAGTGTTGTCATTCTGCTCTGAACAAAATAGACTTTTCATTTCACTGAGATGGAAACCCTATTTGAGGAATCTGAAGTTAGCATCATTGTTGTAGGTTTGTCCAGATTAATCTATAATCTAGTGCTCATCTGGTGGCAGACAGGAAAGAATAAGTTCTCCTACTTCTTGTTGAGGAGACCAATTCCAAGTGAATGCTGGATCAACATTAACATTGAAGAAAAGCTCAAAGGGTTGACTGATTGAGTTTGATTCTTAAGAGGTTACATCtaaaaaagagagggaaaaaaaaacgatTGTCCGGATAGGCAACACTCTGACTACAACTCCAAGTGATCTCCAACTCCACCTTTCAAGTGAAGTACACCTGTCCGGACGGCACAGAGGACTGTCCGGACAGGATATATCAAATGACAGCAGCAGATATCAGAACTGCAgaattgaaccaaaaaaaaccACATAGTAATGGGTTCTTGCAGACCATGAACAAATTCCCACAAGATTTCATCACTCACTATTATACTAACATCAAAAAGTGGAcagaaaatgcacagaaacatACAAATGACAGAATAAGTCGATCGGAACCACTTCAAAAAAACTTCTCATATCGACTCAAGCACTTCATTTTTCAAGTCATATTGAGACTCAAAACCTGGAAAAGCCAAGGAGGAACCTGTTGTCTCAATTGCTCTTCAACATCAACACTGCTTTTACTGATCCCCTGCAGTATTCGACTAGACCCTGTTGAAGAAGACGAGAAGCTTGGTCCAGAATCCGAAGTTAGTGGCGTATCGGGTTTCTTTCTTTGATTATATGTCGAAGGACCAAGTGTTAACTCAATCTCAGTCTCATCTATGATCTCTAAATCACCATAATTTTCTTCACCAGGTTGTTCCAAGTCAAGCTTGATTTGTGACTTCGATTTCCACAATTGTTGACTTCTTCCATTAGCAGGCCTGTTCCTTGCaatgttcttcatcatcaacTTCTGGATTCGATATAGTCGATGAAGTTCATAAACCTGTTCTTTGAAAGTCTCTTCATGTTTTAAGATTGCCATTCTCATGTACTCTTTATTGTACGGCTTGAACATCTCCTCCATTGAGCCTTAATATTAAGACTGAATTTCACCTCTCCAACAACTTGTGTTCATACATGGATACCTTGGACAATTGCACTTTCAGTTTGGTAACATATCTGATCTTGTGAGTGTTGAGGTAATGATTCCCTGTAGAATGAGAGAAATTGCGAAGATTCAAAGCTAAGAATCCATTTTTAGTTAAGAAAGGAGACCAATAGGACAGGATATATGATTATCAGGCACTAAGAGAGGGAATATGGATTATGACATCAACTAGTACTTTTAGCATAATAATTGTCTGTTTGTTACTGTCAAAACTTATTATCGCACATCGGATTGGTAATAACCCAACCAAATGACATATAAGCAAAGGCCAAGTAGCTATCTCACACAACAAATTAATGTGTGTACCATAGACCCAACAAAGCCTTTAGGTCACATATTGGGTACCGGTTAAGAAATCAAGTCATATGTTAGACCAAAGAGAATAATATCTGTGGTGTGAGCCTAGTACAACCGCTTCATCATTCTGATTCTCAACAAACAAGTTTTTTTGAGCCTAATTACTATGGAGACGGCCTGGTGTTAGGGATTGGATTTCTAACAGTTACGCTTGTTTAGTAATTTCTtctctaaaaaaaatctttctcCTAAAGACATGTACCATTCTATAATATCAACTACTTTCAGCATAATTTCAATCAACTTCTAAAATTGACAGTAACTGAAATTCAAGTACCTACAGaatttgttttaacttttattgTGTATGAAGATCTGGGGTTACAAATTTCTTGTGGA of Tripterygium wilfordii isolate XIE 37 chromosome 13, ASM1340144v1, whole genome shotgun sequence contains these proteins:
- the LOC120013855 gene encoding casein kinase II subunit alpha-2-like gives rise to the protein MGTWKIPTTIDHRQALHVRLLLVCTLLVLRAPVAHSPKLRTPATPTANSTTTSPRVNNNNEIDNIDKENRANISGTDRRGMSKARVYTDVNVIRPKEYWDYESLTVEWGDQDDYEVVRKVGRGKYSEVFEGINVNSKERCIIKILKPVKKKKIKREIKILQNLCGGPNIVKLLDIVRDQHSKTPSLIFEYVNSTDFKILYPTLTDYDVRYYIYELLKALDYCHSQGIMHRDVKPHNVMIDHELRKLRLIDWGLAEFYHPGKEYNVRVASRYFKGPELLVDLQDYDYSLDMWSLGCMFAGMIFRKEPFFYGHDNHDQLVKIAKVLGTDELNAYLNKYNLELDAQLDALVGRHSRKPWSKFINADNHHLVSLEAIDFLDKLLRYDHQDRLTASEAMAHPYFSQVRAAESSRMRTQ
- the LOC120013947 gene encoding uncharacterized protein LOC120013947, coding for MEEMFKPYNKEYMRMAILKHEETFKEQVYELHRLYRIQKLMMKNIARNRPANGRSQQLWKSKSQIKLDLEQPGEENYGDLEIIDETEIELTLGPSTYNQRKKPDTPLTSDSGPSFSSSSTGSSRILQGISKSSVDVEEQLRQQVPPWLFQVLSLNMT